One Mercurialis annua linkage group LG3, ddMerAnnu1.2, whole genome shotgun sequence DNA window includes the following coding sequences:
- the LOC126674880 gene encoding HVA22-like protein e, with translation MDDQFWTFLTHFHSFCGPILMLVYPLYASVMAMESRSTLDDEQWLAYWIIYSFLSLAEMILQSALEWFPIYYIAKLVFVGWLVLPQFKGAAYIYKRFVRANLRKHKFIKNDHHHHLDSHHSSHNGKSKNKFVQFMTHNKGEYQEY, from the exons ATGGATGATCAGTTTTGGACTTTTCTCACACATTTTCATTCATTTTGTGG GCCTATCTTAATGCTGGTGTACCCCTT ATATGCCTCTGTGATGGCTATGGAGAGCCGTTCCACATTAGATGATGAACAGTGGCTTGCTTATTGGATTATTTACTCGTTTCTAAGTCTTGCAGAGATGATCCTCCAGTCCGCATTAGAATG GTTTCCAATTTACTATATAGCGAAGCTGGTGTTTGTGGGGTGGCTAGTTCTACCGCAGTTCAAAGGAGCAGCTTACATATATAAAAGATTTGTGAGGGCCAACTTAAGGAaacataaatttatcaaaaatgatcatcatcatcatctcgATTCTCATCATAGTTCTCACAATGGCAAGAGCAAGAACAAGTTTGTTCAATTCATGACCCATAATAAA GGAGAGTATCAAGAATATTAA
- the LOC126673886 gene encoding uncharacterized protein LOC126673886, whose product MDLIQLQKIHAIINKSKKNKLIDNFFLYTITVLTCSLFCSSPLWFPFLYSSIRLFLSVSFPKLGSMILNSKFIFILGNLIIFLLIGESKFFVSNSSSAATDLYYNEYVNRKKGLHNSSTMEEKEKKTDLTFNVSASKTCEGANAEAKVWDDRKFEVVKTESYEFEEVSLPAEELNKRADDFIAWVNRQRMQEARLLLY is encoded by the coding sequence ATGGATCTTATCCAGCTTCAAAAGATTCATGCAATTATTAACAAGTCGAAGAAGAACAAACTCATCGACAATTTTTTCCTGTATACTATTACAGTGTTAACTTGTAGTCTTTTTTGTTCTAGCCCTCTCTGGTTCCCCTTCTTATATTCTTCTATCAGGCTATTTCTCTCCGTCTCATTTCCGAAACTCGGTTCTATGATACTCAACTCCAAGTTCATTTTCATACTTGGTAACCTAATCATTTTTCTCCTAATTGGAGAATCCAAGTTCTTTGTTTCGAACTCTAGCTCAGCTGCTACTGATCTATACTACAATGAATACGTAAACCGCAAAAAGGGCCTCCACAATTCATCAACCATGGAAGAGAAGGAGAAAAAAACAGATTTAACATTCAATGTAAGCGCTAGCAAGACATGTGAGGGAGCTAATGCGGAAGCGAAAGTCTGGGATGACAGAAAATTCGAAGTAGTGAAGACGGAAAGTTACGAGTTTGAGGAGGTTAGTTTGCCTGCTGAGGAATTGAACAAAAGGGCTGATGATTTTATTGCATGGGTTAATAGACAGAGGATGCAAGAGGCAAGACTACTACTTTATTAA
- the LOC126672933 gene encoding uncharacterized protein LOC126672933 translates to MVIHHSIDGSLFSSPTNPNEQNNAQEVEDYELLREIIMDQKYDIYMEQVKASGGFDVDSIFDSDLVGEIAPLLRVGEEPDDDIKLMVDFAIAQHNKEECSNLQLVKIVKTNFAFVSGVMFYITLDAKDDEKKIGTYQAQVFDGIIERKLMLFRPLSISSNNISDEAGDG, encoded by the coding sequence ATGGTGATTCATCATTCAATAGACGGTTCCCTTTTCTCATCTCCAACAAACCCCAACGAGCAAAATAATGCTCAAGAAGTAGAAGATTACGAACTTCTGAGAGAGATAATTATGGACCAGAAGTATGATATATACATGGAACAAGTTAAGGCTTCGGGCGGTTTTGATGTCGATAGTATTTTCGATTCTGACCTTGTCGGCGAAATCGCCCCTCTTTTACGTGTGGGAGAAGAGCCAGACGATGATATAAAACTTATGGTTGATTTTGCAATTGCACAACACAATAAGGAAGAATGTTCTAATCTTCAACtggttaaaattgttaaaactaATTTTGCATTTGTCTCCGGCGTAATGTTTTATATCACTTTAGACGCGAAAGATGATGAGAAAAAAATTGGTACGTATCAAGCTCAAGTGTTTGATGGAATTATAGAGCGAAAACTTATGTTGTTTAGACCATTGAGTATTAGTAGCAATAATATTTCCGATGAAGCTGGTGATGGataa